DNA from Tepidisphaeraceae bacterium:
GCTCGCCGCATAAGCAAGCCTCAAGCCATATATAAAGTTCAAGTTAGGCTAAAGGGAAAGTCCTTAGGTGCAAAACGAAAGAATGATATGGACACGAACCCAATCGCCTTGTAGTTTTCGCCAGACATTTGATTTGCAACCAAATCAGATGTCCCACCAACCGCAGAAGCGCTCGGCACCGTCGCTGGAACATGGCGTCGGCTACATCTGAATCAGCGAGTGTTATTGGGAACTTCGGAACCTAACTTCCGGAGTTTACAGAAACGTAACACGACGCTGATTCGTCCGAATTGAACAACTTGTATAAGTCCCTCCGTCCGCTCGGCCGTGTGTGCCAAGCGGACGGAGGGTAAGCCCTGTATTGAAGTAACTAGGGTAGAGAACCCGTATGCCCCGAGAGGGGCGGGAGAATTGAGATGATCGCAAATCTGAAGTTTGTTGCCGCGGCCGCCATTGCTAGTATCGCTCTTTCGTCGGCCGCCAACGCGGCAGAATTGCTTGGCTTTAACACGGCCGGCAACGCTGGCACGGAGACGACGGAACCAAGCGTCTCGAACGACCCGCTTTTGCTGCCGTCAACTTTGACGCTTGGCAGCGGTATCACTCCGACTGCCAATGCGAATCGATTTGGCGGCAACAACTTTTTCGATACGGGCGATACGAACCCGACAACGCTCGCTGAATCGATCGCCGGGAACGACTACTTTCAGTTCACGGTCACGCCAGTAGCGGAAGCTTCGTTCACACCGACCAGCTTTGACTTTATTTTCGACTTCTCAAGCACTGGTCCAAACAGCGTCGCCCTGCGGTCGTCGGTCGATGGGTATGCTGAAAATCTCGGTCAGTTGACAACAATGACCACCTCGACTGTGACGTTCAAAAGCATTTCCATTTCAGGACTAACCGATTTGACAGCCGCGACGACCTTCCGCCTGTATGGATTTGGCGCGACCGCAACGACTGGCACGGGTGGGTTAGATGCGGCGAACGGCCGTACCACCCCGAATGTCATCCTTAACGGCACGGTCACCGCCGTCCCCGAGCCGGCCAGCCTTGGCCTGCTCGCCCTTGGCGGTCTGGCCGCCCTGCGTCGTCGTCGCGCCTAAAGGCGAGTGACTAGGTTAGATATTCCGACAAACAAAGAACGCCGACCCACTATGGGTTGGCGTTCTCTGTTGTCAGGGTGGGTCACTTTAGGGATTCCAGATCTATCTGACACGTCGTCCTGAGAAGGTGTCACGGATCCGATCGCGGCTGCCTTTCCGTGGCATGGGCGCCAGAGCCCATGCGTGTGGACTGGAATGAGCAATTTCATCGGTTGGCTGCTGCGCCGACCAAGCCGCTGCAACCAACGCTGTCTTGGGGCACCACCACGAGCATGGGCGGGACGCCCATGCCACGGTCGGAGCGGACGCGGCGCCGCTCTCTAACACCCTCTGAGGTACTCCGAAAAATTCCCTCGTGTTCATTCGTGGGATGGAAGAGAGCCTTCGGAGTACCTCAGGATGACGACGCGCAAGCATCATCCGGATCATACCACATCCGAGATGTCCCATTACTCAAACATCACTTCCCCGAAATACCGCGGCTGATGAATATTCAGTTCCTCCCCGATCGGTGACCAGCTAGCCCAGTGGGGATGGCTGCTGGCGTCGGCGCATTTGTAGAAGTTGGCGCGCCAGCGTTGGCCGGAGAGGTTGCCCAGGTCGCCGGCGTAGGCCTCCAGCACGGGCAGCGGAATCAGGCAGCCGATCCACCACTTCGTCGGCTCGACCATCTCCGGCCAGACGGTGCGCGGCAGCGATCGGCTGATCGATACCCGCTCGGCCAGCTCGGGTGATACGGGCGTCTGCTTCGCCAGGCCGCTGCCGTCGGGCAGGCGGGTGGGGTCTTCGATATAGCGGACGAGCAGCGTGCCGCCTGCGTTGATCTCGAAGTTGAAGTAGCCCTTGCCCGCCACCGGTTGGACGAAGAATTCCACGCAGCTGTCCTCCCACACGCGCCCGCCGTACTCGGTGGCGCGGCTTAGGACGTAGCGGTCGTCGACCTTGAACTTCAGGAAGATCGATCGACCATCATGCATCACCCGCACGCGCGTTCGCGGGTGGTGATCGCTGCTGCGGGCGTGGAACTGGTCGATGTTCGCAACCTCGGCAGCGCCCCAGACGCTCCCGTCCCAGTTGAACTCGTCGAGCAGGCCCGGCGGGACGGATTTGACGGTGTAGGTCTTCAAGTCTCGAACCTCCGTATTTCGTCGACCATACGCAACCGCAACCGAATCCGAAAGCGATTCAGCGTCGCAGTGCCAGTGGGCGTTGCGCCAAATCGACGTCGATCGCGCAGCGCGGGCGTCGTAAAGGATGGTGTGCTCTTTGACAACTGAATAGGTGGCGCCCGGATTGGTGGCCGCAGGTTCCGCATCCACGCGATGGTGCAAAATGGTGCAGAATGGTGCACGAAATCGCGTTTTCGCTTGCTCAAACCGCCGCGGGCAGGGGTCTACAGCTTTCCGGCGTTCTTGCGCGTGGGTAACGCGCGTCTTCACGTTCGCTTCGGCTTGCATGGGGTTGCACTTCCCGCTGCGAGAAAACGCACGTTTTTGAATGAGGTTGTTTCCGGTCGACATCATCCCGCATAAACCGAAATCCCACGTCGCCGGCCGCTGGCCGATTCCGCGGCAGGTCCTATAATGTCGACCGGCGTTCTTGGCGAGTTTCGGAGGCTTGGGACGCGCGCAGCCGGTTCAATCGCTACAGCCGGACCTTCACCCGATCCGCCGCTTGCGAGTCGCCCGAGCCCGTATGGCGGTCGGTGTATAGTTCGGACATCACCGCAGGACGCTAGCCCGGTGCTTTGAACCGCAAAGGGATCTGAATGACCAAGACGCAAACCAACCTGCTGCAGCGAGTGGCCCGGGGCACGTTTGTCGGACTTTGCGCCGCCATGGCGATCGGCATGATCGGGGCCGTCAGCGTGCGGGGGCAGGCGGGCACGGGGGTGACCAGCGGCGCCGTCGAGGGCGTCAATCTTGCGTTCGAAACCGTCGCCCCGGTGGCCGTTGCCACCGAGGTGACCACCCCAGCGGCCGTTGAACTGTCGTCGGCCAAGCCGCAGCCGAAGTCGAAGGTCGTTCGGATGGAAGTGACCGGCTACTGCCCCTGCAAGAAGTGCTGCGGCCCCAACGCCCAGGGCATCACCGCCAGCGGCAAGAAGGTCAGCTACAACCGCGGCCGGTTCGTCGCGGCCGACACCAAGGTGCTGCCCTTCGGCACCAAGTTGAGCATCCCCGGCTACCACGACGGCACCGCCGTCGAGGTCATCGATCGCGGTGGCGCGATCAAGGGCAAAAAGCTCGACCTCTACTTCCCCACCCACCAGGCCGCCCTCAACTGGGGCCGCCAGCACGTGGACGTGACGGTGATGGAGTAAGTGGTAATTGAGCCCGCAGGGGGCGGGGGATAGACTTCGCTCATTCTCACTCGCTGGCTCCATCATCCCCTCCTCTGGCTGCCGGTCACGGCGATCCTGCTGCTCACGTTCGCCATGGCATCGTACACGGCTGCGTTGACCAAAAGCGCGACGTATGACGAAACACTCGGCATCGTGTCTGGCCATCTCGCATTGCACCACCGCGACTACCGACTGCTGCCACAGGATCCTGCGTTGTTCAGCTACCTCGCCGGACTGCGCGCAGGTGACGACCGCGTGCAGATCGATCGCTCATCGCCACTGTTCACCAACGCGTTAAACAACACGGAAGCGCAATGGGCGTTGGCGATCGATACGCTCTACAAGAAGCCCGCCGCCCCACCCGACGCGCTGCTTCAACGAGCACGGTTGCCATTCGTCGTCGTCGCCGTCATCGGTGGATTGGCGGCCGCAATATTCGCCTACGCTCTGGGTGGCCCCGTGGCGGCCATGGTGACGGCCGGGCTGTTCGCGTTCGACCCGAACCTGCTGGCGCACGCGCCGCTGGTCAAGAACGACGTTCCTCTGGCGGCCATGTTCGCGATCGTGATCGGACTGACGTGGTGGGTCGGCCGCAGAGTCAGCGTTGCCTTGGTGGCGCTACTGGCACTGGCGTGCGCGGTGGCGATCAACGTCAAGTTGTCGGGCGTGCTGCTGATCGTGATGGTCGGCCTGCTGTTGGCCGGCCGCGCCGCGCTGTTACGGGCCGATTGGCACGTGCTAGGCCGAAACGTCCGCTCGCGCAGATGGCGCATCGCTACCTGTGCCGGCATCCTGTTCGCAACCGGACTCGTGTGCTGGGCGACCACGTGGGCGGTCTACGGGTTTCGGTATAGCGTGGCCCCCGACGCGCAGGTGACGGCCGGTTGGGACGCGCTGGAACGGGCGGCCCGTGCTGGCCGGGCACAGGCGGCTCACCCCGACCGCCCCGTCACCGCAGCCGACCTAGAATCGCAGCCCGTGGGAACGTTCGCCACACTCGTACGATGGGCCGCCGGTGCGCGCCTCTTGCCTGAGGCTTGGTTGTACGGACTGCAGTTCGTCCAGACGTACGCGATCGTGCGCAGTTCGTTCCTGCTCGGGGAAACGACGCTGACCGGCCACTGGTACTATTTTCCGCTCGCCATGGCATTCAAGACGCCCACGGCGGTACTGGCGGCCGCCGTGGTCATTCCTACTATCCTGCTGTATCGACGTTTGCGACGAAGTAACTCCCCCCCTACCGTCCGGCAACGTCAGGACCGCACTTGGGCGTTGCTTTGCCTAAGCGCGCCCGTGGTCGTCTATAGCTTGATATCGATGACGACAAGCCTGAATTTGGGCATTCGTCACATGCTGCCGGTCTACCCACTTTTGTACGTCGCAATCGCGTGCGGCGTGGCGCAGTTGGTCCAGTGGAACTGGAAAGCGATCAACCTTCTACTGACCGGGCTAGTTGTCGTACTGGTGGCGGAGTCCGCGCTGGCTTGGCCGAACTACATCCCCTTCTTCAACGCCCCCAGCGGTGGCGCGCGAGGCGGCATGAAGCTGCTGAGCGACTCGAACCTCGACTGGGGCCAAGACCTGAAACTGCTGGCCGAATGGCAGCAGCGCAACCCTAACGTGAAGCTGTACCTGTGCTATTTCGGCTCGGCCGACCCGGCGGCGTACGGCATTCGGCGCGTCGAGCTGCCCGGTGGGTGGCAATGGACCGAATGGACCGGCGACCTGCGCGAGCCGGGCGTGATCGCCGTCAGCGCGACGAATCTGCAAGGCACCTACCTGCCACCACAGTTTCACCGCTTCTACAAGTCGCTCGCCGAGCAACAGCAGCCGCTGGAGATTCTGGGGGAATCGATTTACCTCTACGCACATCCCGGGCGGCCGTAGGTTAGATGGCGTCAGGCAGCCGGGCCCCTTCTGTCACGTTCATCACGCACGGCGATTTTGCAGATATTGGCCCGCTCGGGACGATAGGACGTGGTGCGAACGCGTGCGCGGATCCTCTGTACCTTCGTCGTCGCGGCATCTCTGTCGGGA
Protein-coding regions in this window:
- a CDS encoding PEP-CTERM sorting domain-containing protein (PEP-CTERM proteins occur, often in large numbers, in the proteomes of bacteria that also encode an exosortase, a predicted intramembrane cysteine proteinase. The presence of a PEP-CTERM domain at a protein's C-terminus predicts cleavage within the sorting domain, followed by covalent anchoring to some some component of the (usually Gram-negative) cell surface. Many PEP-CTERM proteins exhibit an unusual sequence composition that includes large numbers of potential glycosylation sites. Expression of one such protein has been shown restore the ability of a bacterium to form floc, a type of biofilm.); this translates as MIANLKFVAAAAIASIALSSAANAAELLGFNTAGNAGTETTEPSVSNDPLLLPSTLTLGSGITPTANANRFGGNNFFDTGDTNPTTLAESIAGNDYFQFTVTPVAEASFTPTSFDFIFDFSSTGPNSVALRSSVDGYAENLGQLTTMTTSTVTFKSISISGLTDLTAATTFRLYGFGATATTGTGGLDAANGRTTPNVILNGTVTAVPEPASLGLLALGGLAALRRRRA
- a CDS encoding carbohydrate-binding family 9-like protein, whose protein sequence is MKTYTVKSVPPGLLDEFNWDGSVWGAAEVANIDQFHARSSDHHPRTRVRVMHDGRSIFLKFKVDDRYVLSRATEYGGRVWEDSCVEFFVQPVAGKGYFNFEINAGGTLLVRYIEDPTRLPDGSGLAKQTPVSPELAERVSISRSLPRTVWPEMVEPTKWWIGCLIPLPVLEAYAGDLGNLSGQRWRANFYKCADASSHPHWASWSPIGEELNIHQPRYFGEVMFE
- a CDS encoding 3D domain-containing protein → MTKTQTNLLQRVARGTFVGLCAAMAIGMIGAVSVRGQAGTGVTSGAVEGVNLAFETVAPVAVATEVTTPAAVELSSAKPQPKSKVVRMEVTGYCPCKKCCGPNAQGITASGKKVSYNRGRFVAADTKVLPFGTKLSIPGYHDGTAVEVIDRGGAIKGKKLDLYFPTHQAALNWGRQHVDVTVME